From Aegilops tauschii subsp. strangulata cultivar AL8/78 chromosome 5, Aet v6.0, whole genome shotgun sequence:
cgcctcgaagatggagatcaaaaggcgcaagatgatactggccatatcatgtcactttatgatttgcatgtgatgtttgtcatgtttacatcttatttgcttagaacgacggtagcataaataagatgatccctcactaaaatttcaagagatgtgttccccctaactgtgcaccgttgcgaaggttcgttgtttcgaagcaccacgtgatgatcgggtgtgatagattctaacgttcgcatacaacgggtgtaagccagatttacacatgcaaaacacttaggttgacttgacgagcctagcatgtacagacatggcctcggaacacaagagaccgaaaggtcgaacatgagtcgtatagtagatacgatcaacatggagatgttcaccgttgatgactagtccgtctcacgtgatgatcggacacggtctagtcgattcggatcatgtatcacttagatgactagagggatgtctatctaagtgggagttcattaaataatcagatgaacttaattatcatgaacatagtcaaaaggtctttgcaaattatgtcatagcttacgctttggttctactgtttaagatatgttcctagagaaaatttagttgaaagttgatagtagaaattatgcggaatgggtccgtaaactgaggattatcctcattgttgcgcagaaggcttatgtccttaatgcaccgctcgatgtgctgaacctcgagcgtcgtctgtggatgttgcgaacatctcacatacacgttttgatgactacgtgatagttcagtgcgtaatgctaacggtttagaattgaggcgccaaagacgtttttgaaacgtcgcagaacatatgagatgttccaaagactgaaattgggatttcagactagtgcccacgtcaagaggtatgagacctctgacaagtttcttaagcctgcaaactaagggagaaaagctcaatcgttgagcatgcgctcagattgtctgagtactacaatcgcttgaatcgagtgggagttaatctgccagacgagatagtgatggttctccatagtcactaccaccaagctattagagcttcgtgatgaactataacatatcagggatagacatgatgatccttgagcaactcgcgatgtttgacaccgcgaaagtagaaatcaagtaggagcatcaattattgatggttagtaaaaccactagtttcaagcagggcaagggaaagaagggatacttcatgaaacggcaaatcagttgctgctctagtgaagaaacccaaggttgaacccaaacccgagactaagtgcttctgtaatgaggggaacggtcactgaagcagaactaccctagatacttggtagatgataaggcaggcaaggtcgacagaagtatattggatatacattatattaatgtgtactttactagtactcctagtagcaccagggtattagataccggttcggttgctaagtgttggtaactcgaaataaaaggctacggaataaacggagactagctaaaggtgagatgacgatatgtgttggaagtgtttccaagattgatgtgatcaagcatcgcatgctccctctaccatcgagattggtgttaaacctaaataattgttatttggtgtttgcgttgagcatagacatgattggattatgtttattgcaatacggttattcatttaaggataataatggttactctgtctatttgaataataccttcaatggtcttgcacttaaaatgaatggtttattgaatctcgatcgtagtgatacacatgttcatgccaaaagatataagatagtaccacatacttgtggcactgccacttgagtcatattggtataaaacgcatgaagaagctccatgttgatggatctttggactcactcgtttttgaaaagattgagacatgcgaaccatgtctattagtatatatgcatgaagaaagtccatacagatggatcgtttggactcacttgagacatgcaaatcataccacatgggcaagatgactgaaaggcctcattttcagtaagatggaacaagagagcaacttgttggaagtaatacatttgatgtgtgcagtccaatgagtgctgaggcacgcagtggatatcgttatgttcttacttcacagatgatttgagtagatgctaagaatatttacttgatgaaacacaagtctgaattattgaaaggttcaagtaatttcagagtgaagttgaagatcgtcgtgacaagaggataaaatgtctatgatatgatcatagagatatttgagttacgagtttggcacacaattaagacattgtggaaattgtttcacaactaataccgcctggaacaccatagtgtgatggtgtgtccgaacatcataactgcaccctattggatatggtgcatactatgatgtctcttatcgaattaccactatcgtttatgggttaggcattagagacaaaccgCATTCACTTCagatagggcaccacgcaattccgttgagacgacaccgtatgaactatggtttagagaaacctaagttgtcgtttcttaaaagtttggggctgcgacgcttatgtgaaaaagtttcaggctgataagctcgaacccaaagcggataaatgcatcttcatagaatacccaaaacagttgggtatacctcctatttcagatctggaagcaaaagtgattgtttctagaaacgggtcctttctcgaggaaaagtttctctcgaaagaattgagtgggaggatggtggagacttgatgaggttattgaaccatgacttcaactagtgtgtagcagggcacaggaagttgttcctgtggcacctacaccaattgaagtggaagcttatgatagtgatcatgaaacttcggaccaagtcactaccaaacctcgtaggtcgacaaggatgcgtactacttcagagtggtacataatcctgtcttggaagtcatgttgctagacaacaatgaacctacgagctatggagaagcgagggtgggcccggattccgacgaatggctcgaggccataaaatccgagagaggatccatgtataaaaacaaagtatagactttggaagaactacttgatggtcgtaaggctgttgggtgcagatggattttaaaaggaagacagacaatgatggtaagtgtcaccattaagaaagctcgacttgtcattaagatgtttccggacaagttcaaggagttgactgcgatgagactttctcactcgtagcgatgctaagagtctgttggaattatattagcagttactgcattatttatgaaatcttgcagataggatgtcaaaacattgtttcctcgacgattttcttgaggaaaggttgtatgtgatacaaccagaaggttttgtcaatcctgaaatatgctaacaagtatgcaaagctccagcaatccttctaaggactggagtaagcatctcggagatggaatgtacgctttgatgagatgatcaaagatttttggtttttacaaagtttatgagaaacttgtatttccaaagaagtgagtgggagcactatagaatttttgatgagtatatgttgttaacatattgttgatcagaaatgatgtagaatttctggaaagcatacagggttatttgaaaagtgtttttcaatggaaaacctagattaagctacttgaacattgagcatcaagatctataaggatagatcaaaaacgcttaatagtactttcaaatgaatacataccgtgacaagtttttgaaagagttcaaaatagatcagcaaagaaggagttcttggctgtgttacaaggtgtgagtattgagtaagactcaagacctgaccacggcagaagagagagaaaggatgaaggtcgtcccctatgctttagacgtaggctctacagtatgctatgctgtgtaccgcacctgaagtgtgccttgccatgagttagtcaaggggtacaagagtgatccaggaatggatcacatgacagcggtcgaacttatccttagtaactagtggactaaggaattttctcgattatggaggtggtaaaagagttcgtcgtaaagggttacgtcgatgcaaactttgacactaatctggatgactctgagtagtaaaccggattcgtatagtagagcagttatttggaatagctccaagtagcgtgtggtagctgcatctacaagatgacatagagatttgtaaaacacacatggatctgaaaggttcagacccgttgactaataacctctctcacaagagagatatgaacaaaccccatgggtgttggattcattacaatcacatggtgatgtgaactagattattaactctagtaaactcttgggtattaatcacatggtgatgtgaactaaattattgactctagtgcaagtgggagactgttggaaatatgccctagaggcaataataaaatggttattattatatttccttgttcatgataattgtctattgttcatgctataattgtattaactggaaaccgtaatacatgtgtgaatacatagaccacaacatgtccctagtaagcctctagttgactagctcgttgatcaatagatggttatggtttcctgaccatggacattggatgtcattgataacaggatcacatcattagaagaatgatgtgatggacaagacccaatcctaagcatagcacaagatcgtgtagttcgtttgctagagcttttctaatgtcaagtatcatttccttagaccatgagattgtgcaactcccggataccgtaggaatgctttgggtgtaccaaacgtcacaacgtaactgggtggctataaaggtgcactacaggtatctccgaaagtgtctgttgggttggcatgaatcgagactgggatttgtcactccgtatgacggagaggtatctctgggcccactcggtaatgcatcatcataatgagctcaatgtgactaaggagttagccacgggatcatgcgttacggaacgagtaaagagacttgccggtaacgagattgaacgaggtattgggataccgacgatcgaatctcgggcaagtaacataccgatagacaaagggaattgtatacgggattgattgaatccccgacatcgtggttcatccgatgagatcatcgtggaacatgtgggagccaatatgggtatccagatcccgctattggttattggccggagaggtgtctcggtcatgtctgcatggttcccgaacccgtagggtctacacacttaaggttcggtgacgctggagttgttatgggaaatagtatgtggttaccgaaggttgctcggagtcccgggtgagatcccggacatgacgaggagctccggaatggtccggaggtgaagatcggtatattggacgaagggtattggagtccagaattgttccgggggtaccaggctatggccagcatgtccgaaaggggtttcggaggccccggcaagcgttggggggccttatgggccaaggggaagggggaaaccagcccactaaggggctgtgcgcccctcccaacccctctcacgtaacgtggagaggtgggggcgcctcccctagggcagccacccctcccggcttggggggcaagtttcccaggggtgggggtgcccaaacccatctagggtttcccctatggccgccgcccctcccctagggaaccctagggcgcctcctccaacccccttccccctatatatagtgagggagagagagggcagccgcaccccttgcctggcgcagccctctcctcctccaactcctccccctcctccgtagtgcttagcgaagctctgccggagaaccacgagctccatcgccaccacgccgtcgtgctactggagttctccctcaacttctcctctacccttgctggatcaagaaggaggagacgtccccgggctgtacgtgtgttgaacgcggaggcgccgtccgttcggcgctagatcggatcttccgcgatttgaatcgccgcgagtacgactccatcaaccgcgttcttgtaacgcttccgcttagcgatcttcaagggtatgaagatgcactccctctctctcgttgctagcatctcctagattgatctttgtgacacgtaggaaatttttgaattattgctacgttccccaacaccaccaTGTAGCCGCTGGCCGTCGAGACGGTCAAATCTGGATCTCATCCAGCCGGATCCACATAGGAAGTCGAGGGAGGAAAAGTCGGAGACAAAAAGAGGAAAGGAACATCATCGCCGCCATGCAGCCATGGTGCGGTCGGATCTGCAGCCCAGCCAAGCAGATCTATGTAAGAAGTTGAGGGAGGAAGAGCCGAAGGCGTACAAAGGAATGGAACATCACCGTCGCCACAGAACCGCTGACAGTTGGGATGGCCAGATCTGGAGCGCAGGAAGTCAAGGGAGGAAGAGCCGGACGTAGAAAGAGGAGAGAATGATCACCGCCGCCACGCGGTTGATGGCCATCGGGACGACTGGATCTAGAGCCTAGCCAGTCGAATCTGTGTAGGAATTCGAGGGAGGAAGAGTCGAACACAGAAATAGGAAAGGAACTTCATCACGGCCATGCAACCACCGCCCGACCACATCTGTAGCGCTACTGCACGACGCCCATCCATCACACCCTATGCCAAAGCGAGGCCTCCCTGCCAACACGCCACACCTGCACCGCAACAAACCAGGCGAGGAGGAAAAGGATCCCCGCCACCGTTGATGCCGGTCGAGCTTTGCCCAGTGGCGCTCTAGTGGCGGctaggggggagggaggggcgggGGTGGCGGCGTGTAGGGTTTCGTCATGTCTCTCGCGAGAGAGGCGCCAACCAAATGACTCACGAAATGCCATAGTATTGGTTCCTTGTGGTGAACCAACACACCAGGGTTCAAGTCTTAGACTTGGCATTGGTGATCGTATTTTCCTGTATTTATTTCAGTTTTTCCGGCGATGTGagtcagtgggaggagacgtgtCCGTCGACTATGTCTCGGATCAGTTTGTCAGAGGTGCTCATAGGAGTAGGGTGTGGGTATGTGTGATCATATGAATGAGTGTATGTGCGTATGTATAAGCGTCTGCGTttatactgtgttaaaaaaaactTCTTGGGCCTGTGGTGGAGCGGATAGGAAAGAAAGAGGAGCATGCGCGAGGCGCGAGGCTGTCGCGGGAGAAAAATAGCATCCTTGTTTCTTTATTACGATGAAAAAAGATACGGTTGTTGATGGAGGCGTGTTACGCGTGTAGGGTCCATACTCCATAGCAACAACCAAATCAATTTTGTGGTTGGGTGCCCGATTATGAGTCAAATCGTTGATATAGACGTGTAGGGTCCATACCAGAAATTGTGATAGAGAACGGCCTCCTTTTCCATACCAGAACGAGGAGAATGTATTGGCGCCGCTGGTGAACTAGCACCAAATCGATCGATCTATCGCTCGCTGGGACAAGAGACCAACACCACCCTGgcttgtactccctctgtttcaaaTAAGTATTTTGACCTTAGTATAACTTTATACTAAAATCTTTTATAACTTTATACTAAAGTTAGTAAGTATAAAATTGAGATATTTATTGTTTTATGACGGAGGGAGCAGTAACCAGGAAACCTCTGCCCCTGGAAGTTGTCTCTTTCCTTTGTGATGATTGATGTCTGAAGGAAAAGCAGACCAACACCCTCAAAATGGCCCAGAACCGCTTCGAATCCAGCATCAGCAAAGCTTCCTCGTTCAGGCAGGCACGGCACGATTTCAAACAGACGCGGGTATACTACACTACAGTACTACACACAGCCTTCTTATTCACGTGGAGAAGGAAGAGGACTCGTCATCTATCCCTTCCCATGCTACTAGCAGCTCGGCGAGTCGAGCACAAACTTCCCGTGGTCGTTGCGCTTCACGCACGTCTGTCTTCCACTGGCTGCATGTAGGGTGTGTATCGTTGGTTGCCACACCTAGTCGGAATGGGTCGACCGATTTTTCGGTTTTTTCCTTTATGTGTTTTTGTGGTTTTCACtagttgtttttctttttggttttcttcCTTGTATTTTCATTTCTCCTTTTCGTGTTGGTATATTCTTTCTTTCTTTTATAACATTGCAATTCATGAGCATTTATTTAAAAACATGAATATTTTAAAAATCCAAGGAATTTTTCACATTGATAAACATTTCTATAGTCTGTGAAATATATTAAATTTGCAAACATTGTTTGAAAGTCATGAATATTTAAAATCTcctgaacatttttctaaaattCATGGTTTCATTAGTTCACAACATTTTCTAAAATCCAAGATTTCTTAAGATTCATGAACATCTTTTTACCTGACGAATTTTTTTCTAGAAATACAGTAGCCGTTTTTTTGCCTGAACTAGCAGTGATGTAGATGAAAAAAAAAGTTAAACGAAGGAGCTGAGCTCCCAAGGGATCACACAACCACCGCCCCTTGATAGTGAACTGAGAGCTCAGGTGGTTAGGTCCCTTGTGGTGGAACCAACCAATCAAGGTTCTAGTTCTAGATTCAGTGATCGCATTTTTTTCTTAATTTATTTTAGGCCTACTGGTGATGTGCGTTTAGTGTGAGGCGACTTTCTCGTCGACAAGTCATCTGTGGCGACTTCGTTAATATCAAGATGATGGCACGGCTCAATCTTAAAATAAGATTATGCCAATATTCAAATAAACTGTAGGAAAAAAATTCAACACCTCACACCTATGGGCAGTGGATATACATAGATCCTCGACCTAGGATAGGCAGCTCAGTTTTGAAGTTACttataaaataaatattttttcAAACTTCACAACATAATAAGTTTCCTCTACGATCATGATTCTCTTTAATGTTAATAGCATAATAAGGCCTTGTTTGTTTCAACTTTGATGAGATTCGAATTACTCGTGGATTTGCTTTAGTGTCAAAGCTAATTCATAGTGATATAAGACCATGGTTGTTTCAGTTTTGATTGGATTTGAATCATCTGCAGATTCGCTTCAGTGGCAAAGCTGATTCACAGAATCAGGTTCACTACCGAAGTACACTTTGAGATGCTTCAGCAAATTGCACTGAAAATGGCCAAAATCTAGATTCAGCTTCACTGGCAAAGCTGATTCTAAATAGCTGTTTGTTTCAGATTCCAAATTCAATTTCACTGGCAAAGCTGGCTTCACTTACAAAGTTGATTCGGAATGattatttgttttggattcaAGATTCAGCTTCACTTGCGCTGAATCTGCTTGCTAAAGCTCAAACAAACAGGGCCTAAGTAGTCCATATGATTTTGATTTTCTTCAACTTTCACAAAACAATAAGTTGCCTGTACAATTCTGACTAGTGTCTTTGATATAAAATTATGTAGTGTGTAAGACCTTGTGCTTGTGCACACCTTTTGTCATGGGAGTCGCCTTCCGCACTTTGCGATAGAGTAAATATGTACGCTAAACCAAGTCGATGAGCTTTGAAGGGTCCAAAATTTGGTATCAAGGTTGTTGGCACATGGACAAAACCAAGATACTAATGGTGCATTTTCTACTGCATCTGGTGCCCCTGAGCCCAGCCAAACAACAGCTCTATTCTCAGTTCTAGCAAAGTTTACCAAGAAATCACCAACAACATTTTGGCTACGCTTAATTTGAGTATGTTATGACCGGTTTGGTCTATACCAGAAAGAGGCCCACCGGGCATTAGTATTAGGGGCTTGACCCACAAGTTATCTTAGGCAAGTTATATTAGGCAAGTTATCTTAGGGTAAAGTTATAAATACTAGTTGTAAGACACCGTTTGAGGCAAGCAATAAAGATATTACAATCTTCTGTTGCCCGGCTCCCCAAGGAGCCGGAACCCTAGCCGCGACGGCGCCTCATCGCCGGCGCGCCCGCTCCAGCCCTCGTCCTCCTCCCCCTTGTCCATACAATCTACGCCGGAGGCCCGGTAGGAACCCTAGTCCTACCAATTTGGTATCCAGAGACACCAGGCCGATCATGTCGCTTCCTCCAtcaccgccgccgctgccatcCACCTCCGCCCCACCACCGCTGCCGCCGGCCACCTCCTCGCCGATGACGGCGATGACGTCCGGGACCTTCACCACCACCGCGCCAGCGACGACCACCACCACGGCGGATCCGCCCCCGCTCCTTACGCCCGAGGAGGTGTCGGGCACCCTGCGAGAGCTCGTCCAGGCCGTCCGGGGCATCACCCTCTACCTCGCCGGGAACCAGCCCCCGCCGCCgagcgccgccaccaccgcctATGGGCCGCCGCCGCTACAGTGGCCCGCCCCAGCCTTCCAGGCGCCCTACGGAGgggcgcctccgccgccgctcctGCTGCCCTACCCGGCCGCGGGAACGCCTTGGCCAGCGTGGCTGACCGCCACCGCGTCGCTGGGGGGCCCGCCTCAGCAGTTCCTCCCAGCGCCACCGCCGGCCCCCGCGACGCAGGCGACGGTGCAGCAGCACCACCAGGCGCCGCCGCCATCGACAGCACCACCACCCGCGTCCCGCCCTACTGGCCGGCCCCTTCACCAGGTGCAATTTCCGCCCTCGCCATCGCCGATTCCCGCGTGGGCGGCCGGCTCGTCTCCGGACCCGGTGTATACTACGGCGCCGGAACACCCAATGCCCTCCTTCCGATCTGACCGTCCCTCCAGCTCGGCGAACTACGCCCCAGAGATCCCCGACCCGGCACACGCACTACCGTTGACTGCAGCTCCCAGGCACGGTGGCCCGACATCCCCTCGCTTCGCCAAACTGGACTTCGCCACTTACGACGGCATGGAGGACCCCCTTAACTGGCTCAACCAGTGCGAGCAGTTCTTTCGAGGGCAGCGGACGCTCGCTTCGGATCGTACCTGGCTCGCGTCCTATCATCTCCGAGGCGCGGCGCAGACTTGGTACTACGccctcgagcaggacgagggcGGCATGCCACCATGGGAGCGCTTCCGGGAGCTTTATCTCCTCCGGTTCGGGCCTCCTATCCGCGGGAGCCGGCTGGCGGCCCTCGGCCGCTTGCCCTTCACATCCACGGTGCAGGACTACGCCGACCGCTTCCAGGCTCTGGCATGCCATGCGCCGGGCGTCTCTGCGACTCAGCGCGCCGAGTTATTTGTGGGCGGATTACCAGACCATATTCGCGTGGACGTCGAGCTCCGGGATCCCCCCGACCTCCAGACGGCCATGTACTACGCCCGGGCTTTCGAACAGCGGGCTCAGGCGCTGCAGCAACCGGCCGGCCGGGGCGGCCGCCATCCCAGTCGACTAGCGCCGACTCCACCATCACCGGGCCGGCTTCCTCCAGCCACGACGACCGCACCTCCGGCCACCACCCGGACCTTCCGTCGGTTGTCACCGGCCGAGCAGCAGGAGCGTCGCCGTCAGGGCCTCTGCTTCAACTGTGATGAGCCCTACACGCCGACCCATGTCTGCCCCCGCCTATTTTACTTGGAGACGGTCGACTACACCGAGGCGGACGACTCGACCGACGAGCCCCCAACCGCGGCGGCCGCGGACACGCCCGCGGATTCCACGGCGACGGCGTGCGTCGTCTCCCTCCACGCCCTCGTCGGCATCTGTGGCGAACGAACCATGTTGTTACCGGTGACAGTCCATGGCGAGCGGCTGGTGGCCCTGCTGGATACTGGCTCCACCCATAACTTCCTGCCCGCGGCGACCATGCGTCGGCTAGCACTGCCGACCACGGGCGGGGAGCGCCTGCGGATCACGGTGGCAAACGGCGATCGCCTCCGGTGCCATGGGCTCGCCCGCGACGTTCCCATCTCCATCGGTGGCGAGCACTTCTCCATTACATGTGCAGGCATCGACCTCGGCTGCTTCGACTTCATCCTCGGGGTGGATTTCCTCCGGACCCTCGGGCCCATCCTGTGGGACTTCGACGCACTCTCGAGGACGTTCTGGCGGCTGGGCCGCCGCATCCGGTGGGACGGCCTTGGGGGCGCCGCGCCAGCCGTGCCACACCTCCAGCTGGCCGCCGCGTCCCAGGAGGCCGAGCACCCCCTGTTGGATCCCCTTCTACAGCAGCACAGCGACCTCTTCGATGAGCCACGGGGTCTTCCACCCGCCCGGGTGTACGACCATCATATTCACCTCGTACCGGGCTCCACCCCCGTGGCGGTTCGGCCCTACCGCTACCCTCAGCTGCAGAAGGATGAGTTGGAGCGACAGTGTGCCCTTATGCTCGCGGCAGGCATCATCCGGATCTCCACGTCGCCCTTCTCCGCGCCGGTGCTTCTCGTCCGTAAGTCGGACGGCACGTGGCGTTTCTGCATCGACTATCGCACCCTCAACGCGCTCACGCTCAAGGACAAGTTCCCTATACCGGTGGTCGATGAGCTCTTGGATGA
This genomic window contains:
- the LOC141023119 gene encoding uncharacterized protein codes for the protein MSLPPSPPPLPSTSAPPPLPPATSSPMTAMTSGTFTTTAPATTTTTADPPPLLTPEEVSGTLRELVQAVRGITLYLAGNQPPPPSAATTAYGPPPLQWPAPAFQAPYGGAPPPPLLLPYPAAGTPWPAWLTATASLGGPPQQFLPAPPPAPATQATVQQHHQAPPPSTAPPPASRPTGRPLHQVQFPPSPSPIPAWAAGSSPDPVYTTAPEHPMPSFRSDRPSSSANYAPEIPDPAHALPLTAAPRHGGPTSPRFAKLDFATYDGMEDPLNWLNQCEQFFRGQRTLASDRTWLASYHLRGAAQTWYYALEQDEGGMPPWERFRELYLLRFGPPIRGSRLAALGRLPFTSTVQDYADRFQALACHAPGVSATQRAELFVGGLPDHIRVDVELRDPPDLQTAMYYARAFEQRAQALQQPAGRGGRHPSRLAPTPPSPGRLPPATTTAPPATTRTFRRLSPAEQQERRRQGLCFNCDEPYTPTHVCPRLFYLETVDYTEADDSTDEPPTAAAADTPADSTATACVVSLHALVGICGERTMLLPVTVHGERLVALLDTGSTHNFLPAATMRRLALPTTGGERLRITVANGDRLRCHGLARDVPISIGGEHFSITCAGIDLGCFDFILGVDFLRTLGPILWDFDALSRTFWRLGRRIRWDGLGGAAPAVPHLQLAAASQEAEHPLLDPLLQQHSDLFDEPRGLPPARVYDHHIHLVPGSTPVAVRPYRYPQLQKDELERQCALMLAAGIIRISTSPFSAPVLLVRKSDGTWRFCIDYRTLNALTLKDKFPIPVVDELLDELHGARFFTKLDLRSGYHQVRMHPDDIAKTAFRTHHGHFEFLVMPFGLANAPATFQALMNDVLRPYLRRFVLVFFDDILIYSATWAEHLQHVAIVFNELRAHHLHLKRSKCSFGTPTVAYLGHVISADGVAMDADKVAAVSAWPTPHSPRALRGFLGLAGYYRKFIREFGLIAAPLTRLLRRDAFAWDDEATTAFEALKGALTTGPVLQMPDFDRPFVVDCDASGAGFGAVLHQGDGPLAFFSWPFAPRHLKLAAYERELIGLVQAVRHWRPYLWGRSFHIRTDHYSLKFLLDQRLSTVPQHQWISKLFGFDFSVEYRPGRLNIVADALSRHDSDLASSTDESAGAALCIRSGPTFAAPLRRPTTPSFFSSSSRPATWRSLGASLTDRFPWAPNLCSGA